A region of Ornithorhynchus anatinus isolate Pmale09 chromosome 5, mOrnAna1.pri.v4, whole genome shotgun sequence DNA encodes the following proteins:
- the SLC25A37 gene encoding mitoferrin-1 isoform X2, translated as MATLLHDAVMNPAEVVKQRMQMYNSPHQSALGCIRAVWRTEGVGAFYRSYTTQLTLNIPFQSIHFITYEFMQEQINPHREYNPQSHILSGGLAGAVAAAATTPLDVCKTLLNTQENVALSLANVSGHLSGMANAFRTVYQLSGVSGYFKGVQARVIYQIPSTAIAWSVYEFFKYFLTKRKVEKRTPF; from the exons ATGGCCACCCTGCTCCATGATGCGGTAATGAATCCGGCAGAAG TCGTGAAGCAGCGGATGCAGATGTACAATTCACCCCACCAGTCAGCCCTGGGCTGTATCCGGGCGGTTTGGAGAACGGAAGGGGTGGGGGCCTTTTACCGAAGTTACACCACCCAGCTGACCTTGAACATCCCCTTCCAGTCGATCCACTTCATCACCTACGAGTTCATGCAGGAACAGATCAACCCCCATAGGGAGTACAACCCCCAGTCTCACATCCTCTCCGGAGGGCTCGCGGGAGCAGTGGCGGCAGCCGCCACCACCCCTCTGGATGTCTGCAAGACACTCCTCAACACCCAGGAAAACGTAGCCCTGTCTTTGGCCAACGTCAGCGGCCATCTGTCGGGGATGGCCAACGCCTTCCGGACGGTGTACCAGTTAAGCGGCGTCTCTGGGTACTTCAAAGGGGTCCAGGCAAGGGTCATCTACCAGATACCGTCAACAGCCATTGCGTGGTCGGTCTACGAGTTTTTCAAGTACTTCCTCACAAAGCGTAAGGTGGAAAAGCGAACTCCATTTTGA